One Burkholderiaceae bacterium DAT-1 DNA segment encodes these proteins:
- a CDS encoding glutaredoxin family protein, with protein MLAQLQSLLKGRDIQLNWVDIDDDDALEDQYGTMIPVLLGDDGEMLCFYHLNVSKLEKWIAGRQA; from the coding sequence ATGCTGGCGCAACTGCAGTCCCTGCTGAAGGGGCGGGATATCCAGCTAAACTGGGTGGATATAGATGATGATGACGCCCTGGAAGATCAGTACGGTACGATGATTCCCGTTTTGCTGGGGGATGATGGCGAGATGCTGTGCTTTTATCATCTCAATGTCAGCAAGCTGGAAAAATGGATTGCCGGACGTCAGGCTTAA
- the nadB gene encoding L-aspartate oxidase, with protein MKTFDTLIIGSGLAGMTMALELAASRKVALVSKRSLCEGASVWAQGGIAAVLDQVDSVDQHVSDTLIAGAGLCDESATRFIVEHSRDAIQWLIDLGVPFTTDPGHETGFHLTREGGHSQRRIIHAADATGAAVIATLAEQVRQHPNITILENHLAVDLITHHHLGEDQRRCAGAWVLDQASGETHTILAADTVLATGGAGKVYVFTSNPDTSTGDGIAMGWRAGCRVSNLEFIQFHPTCLYHPDAKSFLISEAVRGEGGLLKLPDGTRFMLQHDERAELAPRDIVARAIDFEMKRHGLDCVYLDISHQPADFIREHFPTIYSRCLELGIDITRDPIPVVPAAHYTCGGIVTGLDGSTDLPGLYAVGECACTGLHGANRLASNSLLECVVIGKSASAAIRQANRPLPTHAPDWDESRVTDADEEVVISHNWDELRRFMWDYVGIVRTDKRLERAANRIALLRREIDEFYSQFRISRDLIELRNLVDTADLIVRSAQLRKESRGLHCSLDYPEKQEQALPTLLPARTRH; from the coding sequence ATGAAGACTTTCGACACGCTCATCATCGGCAGCGGCCTGGCCGGCATGACCATGGCACTGGAACTCGCCGCATCACGCAAGGTAGCCCTGGTGAGCAAACGAAGTCTGTGCGAGGGTGCCAGCGTATGGGCTCAAGGCGGCATTGCAGCTGTGTTGGATCAGGTGGATTCTGTTGACCAGCATGTGTCGGACACCTTGATTGCGGGCGCCGGGCTGTGTGATGAGTCTGCAACTCGTTTTATTGTCGAGCACTCACGCGACGCCATTCAGTGGCTGATTGATCTGGGCGTACCGTTTACCACCGACCCAGGGCATGAAACAGGATTTCACCTGACCCGCGAAGGCGGACATTCGCAACGCCGCATCATTCACGCTGCCGATGCGACTGGTGCAGCCGTGATTGCCACGCTTGCCGAGCAGGTTCGCCAGCATCCCAATATCACCATTCTGGAAAATCACCTGGCAGTTGATCTGATCACCCACCACCATTTAGGTGAAGATCAGCGCCGTTGCGCTGGTGCCTGGGTGTTAGATCAGGCAAGCGGTGAAACACATACAATACTGGCCGCCGATACCGTTCTGGCGACGGGAGGAGCCGGTAAAGTCTATGTGTTTACCAGTAATCCCGATACATCGACCGGCGACGGCATTGCCATGGGCTGGCGCGCGGGATGCCGTGTATCCAATCTCGAATTTATTCAATTTCATCCCACCTGCCTGTATCACCCCGACGCCAAATCCTTTCTGATTTCCGAGGCTGTACGTGGCGAAGGCGGGCTGCTGAAATTACCGGATGGCACGCGCTTTATGCTTCAGCACGATGAGCGGGCAGAGCTGGCTCCCCGCGATATCGTTGCACGAGCCATCGATTTCGAAATGAAAAGACATGGACTGGATTGTGTCTATCTGGATATCAGCCATCAGCCAGCCGACTTTATCCGCGAACATTTCCCAACGATTTACAGCCGTTGCCTAGAACTGGGCATCGACATCACGCGCGATCCGATTCCCGTGGTGCCGGCCGCACATTACACGTGTGGCGGGATTGTGACCGGACTGGATGGCAGCACGGACTTGCCCGGACTATACGCTGTTGGCGAGTGTGCATGCACAGGTCTGCATGGCGCAAATCGTTTGGCCAGCAACTCCTTGCTTGAATGCGTCGTGATTGGCAAGTCGGCCTCAGCGGCAATTCGTCAGGCCAATCGCCCCCTGCCTACACACGCGCCAGATTGGGATGAGAGTCGCGTCACGGATGCTGACGAAGAAGTGGTGATCTCCCACAACTGGGACGAGTTGCGTCGCTTTATGTGGGATTACGTAGGCATCGTACGTACAGATAAACGCCTCGAACGTGCCGCCAACCGTATCGCCCTGCTCCGCCGAGAAATTGACGAATTCTATTCACAATTCCGGATTAGTCGGGATCTGATTGAATTACGCAATCTGGTCGATACAGCAGATCTGATTGTGAGATCAGCCCAGCTGCGCAAGGAAAGTCGTGGCCTGCATTGCAGTCTGGATTACCCCGAAAAGCAGGAGCAGGCATTGCCTACCCTATTACCTGCTCGAACCAGACACTAA
- the rpoE gene encoding RNA polymerase sigma factor RpoE, which produces MSTERDMDHELVLRAQSGDKRAFELLVGKYHRKIARLLSRMIRDQNEIEDVTQEAFIKAYRALPSFRGESAFYTWLYRIAINTAKNYLSTLGRRPSLATEYEDEDGESLDMTEQVPDYHTPETEMMNQQIVGAVNAAVEALPDDLRTAITLREMDGLSYEEISAVMDCPIGTVRSRIFRAREAIATRLRPLIDSVGKDRRW; this is translated from the coding sequence ATGTCGACCGAGCGCGATATGGATCACGAACTGGTGCTGCGAGCCCAGTCAGGCGACAAGCGTGCATTTGAGCTGCTGGTGGGTAAATACCACAGGAAGATCGCGCGGCTCCTGTCCCGTATGATTCGTGATCAAAATGAAATCGAGGACGTGACGCAGGAGGCATTCATTAAAGCCTATCGTGCCCTGCCTTCATTCCGGGGCGAGAGTGCCTTCTATACCTGGCTATACAGAATCGCCATCAATACGGCGAAAAACTACCTGAGTACGCTGGGACGCCGCCCTTCATTGGCAACCGAGTATGAGGATGAAGACGGTGAATCGTTAGATATGACCGAGCAGGTTCCTGATTATCATACGCCCGAAACCGAAATGATGAACCAGCAGATTGTGGGGGCGGTGAATGCGGCTGTTGAGGCCCTGCCGGATGATTTGCGCACGGCTATCACCTTGCGGGAAATGGACGGATTGTCGTATGAAGAAATTTCGGCCGTGATGGACTGCCCTATTGGAACCGTGCGTTCAAGAATCTTCCGTGCGCGCGAGGCGATTGCCACCCGTTTGCGTCCGCTGATTGACTCGGTTGGCAAGGATCGTCGCTGGTAG
- a CDS encoding DegQ family serine endoprotease, producing MMQKVLSASLFAIGLAACSGAANHASAETRSAVAAPATVQERAPLVTGLPDFTALVDREGGAVVNISASQVRRVQQAQMNGDEDPFDIFRRFGFPVPPNQRMPGRPSEERAQSLGSGFIIDKAGYVVTNAHVIANADEITVKLEDKREFKAKVIGSDARTDVALLKIEGKELPTVDVGSSERLRVGEWVVAIGSPLGLENTVTAGIVSAKGRNLPEEQIIPFIQTDAAVNPGNSGGPLFNVRGEVVGINSQIVSGTGGYMGLSFAIPIDYAMRVVDQLKAHGKVTYGRIGVVIGRIDEGLASAFGRSDNKGALVQDVTADGPAAKAGLKNGDIILAFNGKSVDEASDLSRIVGLTSPGTVANVDIWRDKAQKTVKVTVAENEDEIQGRSKTREYRNKQKAEPLNKSGLTVRELDPQLLKQLKIKFGLEITNVVGAAARSGFAVGDVVVGIGQEELKSLAQLNEMLTKARPGQAIPLRVIRGGQVALYIALRMPEKQNDRDNDE from the coding sequence ATGATGCAGAAAGTACTGTCTGCCAGCCTGTTTGCGATCGGGCTGGCTGCCTGTTCCGGGGCGGCTAACCATGCTTCTGCCGAGACACGCTCAGCGGTTGCGGCACCCGCCACAGTTCAGGAGCGTGCGCCATTGGTCACCGGACTGCCTGACTTTACGGCACTGGTTGATCGTGAAGGTGGTGCAGTCGTCAATATCAGTGCGTCACAAGTACGCCGTGTGCAGCAAGCACAAATGAATGGGGACGAGGATCCGTTCGATATCTTCCGGCGATTCGGCTTCCCTGTGCCACCCAACCAGCGTATGCCGGGCCGGCCCAGCGAAGAGCGTGCCCAATCACTGGGATCCGGATTCATTATTGATAAGGCGGGGTACGTGGTGACCAACGCCCACGTCATCGCCAATGCGGATGAGATCACGGTCAAGCTCGAGGATAAGCGCGAATTCAAAGCCAAGGTGATTGGCTCTGATGCACGAACCGATGTTGCCCTGCTCAAAATTGAAGGTAAGGAACTGCCGACTGTTGACGTAGGATCGAGCGAGCGTCTGCGCGTTGGCGAGTGGGTGGTTGCGATCGGGTCGCCGCTTGGTCTTGAAAATACCGTGACCGCAGGGATTGTGAGTGCCAAGGGGCGCAATCTGCCTGAAGAACAGATCATTCCATTCATCCAGACAGATGCGGCTGTAAATCCGGGCAACTCGGGTGGACCGCTATTCAATGTGCGCGGCGAGGTGGTTGGGATCAACTCCCAGATCGTTAGCGGCACCGGTGGGTATATGGGCTTGAGCTTTGCAATCCCGATTGATTACGCCATGCGTGTGGTCGATCAGCTCAAGGCGCATGGCAAGGTGACGTATGGCCGGATTGGCGTCGTGATTGGTCGCATCGACGAGGGCCTTGCGAGTGCCTTTGGTCGGTCCGACAACAAGGGCGCGCTGGTTCAGGATGTCACGGCAGATGGTCCTGCTGCGAAGGCTGGCCTGAAGAACGGTGACATTATTCTGGCATTTAATGGCAAGTCGGTAGACGAGGCGAGCGATTTGTCCCGTATTGTCGGGCTGACTTCGCCCGGCACGGTTGCCAATGTCGATATCTGGCGTGACAAAGCTCAGAAAACCGTCAAGGTGACGGTTGCTGAAAACGAAGATGAAATCCAGGGGCGCAGCAAAACGCGCGAATACCGCAATAAGCAGAAAGCCGAGCCACTGAATAAGTCGGGATTGACAGTACGTGAGCTGGATCCACAATTGCTGAAGCAACTGAAGATCAAGTTTGGTCTCGAAATCACAAATGTGGTTGGCGCCGCGGCGCGCTCCGGATTTGCGGTGGGCGATGTAGTGGTCGGAATCGGTCAGGAAGAGCTGAAGTCACTGGCACAGCTCAATGAAATGCTGACCAAGGCCCGGCCGGGGCAGGCAATCCCGTTGCGTGTCATTCGCGGTGGTCAGGTTGCACTCTACATTGCGCTACGCATGCCGGAAAAGCAAAACGACCGGGATAACGACGAGTGA
- a CDS encoding sigma-E factor negative regulatory protein, with translation MNKHEKLSAFLDDELDDAQLDALLAELDRDETLNSELHDFQLIHDAMNQRPLLSPDFMSRFSERLADEPVVIAPARLREARRPAKRQLIAASMAASFVLVGAVAWWSMGSGRMSAEVPPAAEVARAASVQDDPAMGYMAAHRVVAGLPMPVGQAVILSSEESERLKPVPVAKPVSQ, from the coding sequence ATGAACAAACATGAAAAGTTATCTGCCTTTCTGGACGACGAACTGGATGACGCGCAGCTGGATGCATTGCTGGCGGAGCTCGATCGTGATGAGACACTGAATTCTGAGTTGCATGATTTTCAGTTGATTCACGATGCGATGAATCAGCGTCCCCTGCTTTCTCCAGATTTTATGTCGCGATTTTCGGAGCGTCTGGCCGACGAACCCGTTGTGATTGCGCCAGCGCGTCTGCGTGAGGCGAGGCGACCCGCCAAAAGACAGCTGATTGCAGCGTCCATGGCAGCGTCCTTTGTCTTGGTGGGTGCGGTTGCATGGTGGTCGATGGGGAGTGGGCGCATGTCCGCCGAGGTACCGCCTGCAGCGGAAGTTGCCCGTGCGGCTTCTGTTCAAGATGATCCTGCGATGGGCTATATGGCTGCGCATCGTGTTGTTGCGGGGTTACCGATGCCGGTTGGGCAGGCTGTCATTTTGTCATCCGAAGAGTCCGAACGTCTCAAGCCTGTACCGGTTGCAAAACCTGTCAGTCAGTAA
- a CDS encoding MucB/RseB C-terminal domain-containing protein, which yields MHVLSGSRRGGSRWGRAGMGALALAMMASVLAADLLTASEAADVLKRASAAARNKTYTGIYNFIGPGTAMSFRLYHLGDALAEQERREALDGVPVEYVRTGDTVLLYAEGRRPMHIDKQTSSRFFPAIAPDQIADVLENYVLRRIAVERVAGMECMSFSLEPKDKLRNPHRMCVDQHSGLVLKFVRFAPGWSEIIDQQAFLQIDLSGGFDRRLLASVLASKSPERQVAAAVPAPPAQTAGEGPVMGELPKGFRLMQSSVTMIQEGNRVRKARQYTFSDGMALVSVFVERDSGTPVSQPAVKGTSFYTRQLNGWRVVAVGEVPPQTVQLFAEAFALK from the coding sequence ATGCATGTCTTGTCCGGGTCGCGTCGCGGTGGTTCGCGGTGGGGGCGGGCAGGGATGGGTGCGCTGGCCCTTGCAATGATGGCATCGGTTCTGGCCGCTGATTTGCTGACCGCCAGTGAAGCTGCAGATGTGCTCAAACGAGCGAGTGCTGCGGCACGTAACAAAACTTACACAGGCATCTACAATTTTATCGGCCCGGGAACAGCCATGTCCTTCAGGCTTTATCACCTGGGCGATGCGCTGGCCGAGCAAGAGCGGCGGGAAGCACTGGATGGTGTACCGGTAGAATATGTACGTACAGGCGATACGGTATTGCTATATGCAGAAGGTCGCCGGCCTATGCATATCGATAAGCAAACCAGTAGCCGATTCTTTCCCGCTATTGCTCCGGATCAGATCGCCGATGTGCTGGAAAACTATGTGCTTAGGCGTATCGCGGTTGAGCGTGTGGCAGGGATGGAATGCATGTCCTTCTCGCTTGAGCCTAAGGATAAGCTCCGTAATCCGCATCGAATGTGTGTCGACCAACATTCCGGGCTGGTGCTGAAATTTGTGCGCTTTGCGCCGGGTTGGAGCGAAATCATTGATCAGCAAGCCTTTTTGCAGATTGACCTGAGTGGCGGCTTCGACCGTCGGTTGCTCGCCTCCGTTCTGGCGTCCAAATCACCGGAAAGGCAGGTTGCTGCAGCCGTGCCCGCCCCTCCCGCTCAAACGGCAGGTGAGGGACCGGTAATGGGTGAGCTGCCAAAAGGATTCAGGCTGATGCAATCAAGCGTCACCATGATTCAAGAGGGAAACCGTGTCCGGAAGGCTCGCCAATATACCTTCTCGGATGGGATGGCGCTGGTATCCGTGTTCGTCGAACGGGATAGCGGCACCCCCGTGAGTCAGCCTGCCGTAAAGGGTACGTCGTTTTATACCCGTCAATTAAATGGCTGGCGCGTCGTGGCAGTTGGTGAAGTGCCACCGCAAACCGTGCAGTTGTTTGCTGAAGCCTTTGCGCTGAAGTAA